ATGATTTCACGATTAACAAAAAATTGCAGACCGGCAGTTAATTCAATACTTCGTGAATTCAAAGTCTAGAGCTCGATAAGTTCACCTTCTTTACTTGATATGTATAAACAGAATTGTTGTTTTTAGAGatattcaattcaaagcggacagactacaaatgatagtagttgctaaaaaatatatctgtgttgcaactgttcatcagtaggatgcctaaaatgtgtgcaattctacaattggtttcggctccattaaatcctatgtTAGGTTTGAGTCCTCTTACATAAGCGCCATTATAGAAATGGGCCGAAGGGCCACTTCGAATGATTTCCAGTTAAATCTCATATGCCACGTGGCAATGAACTAGATGCTTACATAATTCCATAATAATTATGCTGCTCTACGTTTAGTAGTATAATAAGTCAAGCGATTGCACGTAAGAGACCAAAGCAAAGATCGCCATTAATTTCAATCTCactaggaagcttaagcaaccacgacgacgacggcaacaaaaacaccacaaatttgcatatttgacaattaaaaacagtatttttgcacgctttgcacgtgcatttttcatcttttgacattttaaagacgttctcgttctttctacgacgtgaaatgacctgttttgcagttgtgtggacgacgtgagcatatgacaaatgttaatttttgtcttcttatgtcccaagcgctggttccaatttaattccagggtagttagaacacattttttaaacatattgactttgaataattgaaaaatgattatagaaacgcgaagttacattttcagatgacgttctcgcttccgtcgacgtcgtgtttgcttaagctccctaatgttaaATACAGGGCACGCAAAGTCAACAGCCCTTGCAGGGCAAGAGGAAATTATGTCAATTTTCTTGATATGTCACAGATATCATGATGCTGTTGTTGAAACTCTCGATGATTTTGAGAACCAATTATTGGAAAATTCACTAGCATCCCTTGTTCATTTCGTCATTTTATTAaatgacgaaggactaacgcaacatttgatttgatttgatttgtgttgatttgatttcctgtctccccaattaaTAGAGCCtttgtgctcggctaaatacatttgagacataaataaagcgattagtaatagtaataggactgagtggagtccaattgggtctgtaatcatacgagtgataacaaaatcggacgaccgcgcagcgggagtccgatttgtttatcacgagtatgattacagaccgaattggacgacatgaagtcctattaccattactaatacTATAAATTCACAATAGCATGTGTAGTAGATGGCATGTATAGCACTTCTTTTATAGAGCACAAGCGACCTTTCATGAAGCTTAACGTACATACCGAgtgtgttttcttttctgtcaTACTTTGTCTTGCCTGTTTTCTTGTCTTCCATTACCTTTTTGATAAAAACTGCACAATTTGACCATAGCTACAATTTTAATTCTGCCACCTatattatgtacacaggatAGAAAAGCTATACCTCATCTGAAAGCTGAAAGAATAAGCttacacaaaaatattgtaCTGACCTTAAAAAATCAACTTGTTAATTTTGGCAAACAAATGCGATGAAAAAATCCGGACTCAAACTGGGACTCGAGTCAATACCATGCAACGAAAAAAGTCCTCCACTGCGAAGATATAAATGACTATCTTGCGTTAAGAGAAACTTCGTCCTTTTCCCTCCAATTGTAGAATCTTATAACTGGTCCCTACCAGAAGGATATCGATGTAAAGGTACACTGTGCGTCTACGGTAATTCTGTAGGTCGTAATCTTGGTCGCTCTGTGCTGTCGTACATAGAGCGCTATGGAAAACTCTTTACGAGCGCTGCATTATTTCGTACCACTGGATATATCCTTTGAATGAAGTGCGACGAGAGGATAACGACGACCTTGACTTTAGACCTGAAATTGTTAAAGGAAATATTGTTATAGGGTCTTAAAGAGTTCTGAAATGCAGAAAAAAGGAAGCCTTATTGTTCTAAATAACGGACTTCATTCTCCAACAAGTGCTTACCAGGGACTTATAAAAAACCTTATACACCtggtaaatctttcattctttgccttcaCATGAAAATCATTCGTGTCAAGCAAACGAAAGTGCACTTCGACTATTTTGTGCAACTTCACCAACAcggaataatcacaaaacacttAACTATCGGTTAAAGAAAAGTTCTCTTTTATTCGTTTTCGTTACCGTAGCCGTCGATgacgtagcttcttaaacttaCTAGGCGCCAATATCCTGCAGTTTTAAAATAATCATCTCACGATTTACGCTGTCAAACGCTCTGCTCATATCTAAGAATACAGCTGCAGTTATCATCTTTTTTTCAATGGCCTTCATGATTGTGTCAGTTGTTTCAATAAGCGAAGTTTCAgttgaatacttttttttttgttaccgCTTTGAGTTTTTGACAGTTTGCCATTTACTTGTAAATATGAAGAAAGTTGATCATGCACGGTCACAAATTGTTGATAGAACTGGAGGAAGGGAGAAAGGCCTGATGTTATTTACCTTTTCGTTATCATCTTCTTTAGGAATTGATATCATTTCAGCTATTTTCTATTCCAAGGGAAGGGGCATGTGTCAATTGAGCAACTGAACTATGGAGATGTTTGTTGGGAGAGTCCGTGCGAGGCAGTCTTTGATAACGCGAATAAGAATTTTATCATTCCCGGGAGACTTGTTGGAAGCTGTTGACCTCGTACAAGGCTCTCAATTTGTTTACTCTCCACGTTGTTTAGAGTAAATTTGTTTACTCTCCACGGTGTTTAGTGGAAATTTGTTTACTCTCCACGGTGTTTAGTGGAAATTTGTTTACTCTCCACGGTGTTTAGTGGAAATTGTTCAGACAAAAGGTGGAGTCTTGGCACAAAGTAATTAGCATTAAGAGTTAAATCGCATTCATTAGCTGGAGAGAGTGGATTTTGCCCACAGTAGACCAGCCAATAGAGACAAAAAGTCTTCCTTAAAGTCTTCTGCAATAGTTTCATCATCCATGCTGTTAAATGTTCGTTTTGTGGATTTAGGGATACATTGCCGGATCATTTCCAAATATTATTGGTGCTATTAGGTTATCTCAGAATCTGATCAGCAAAGAAATCTTTCTCAGCAATTTGAATTTCGCGTTTTACTTCCTACCTTAGATCCCAATAAGTACGCCAAACTATAGGATCACCGGTTTTCCTTGCCTCCTTGCCACATTGCGCCAGTGATATCTGGTCGTCATTAGAGTGCGCGCATCACTCATATAtgtgtgttgtccgtaactgtgctcacagtGTGtctggctcctcctgaaatgttctgcaattggtataggatttaatggagccgaaaccaattgtggaattgcacacattttaggcatcctactgatgaacagttgcaacacagatatattttttagaaactactatcatttgcagtctgtccgctttgaatacaTGGGTTGGGTTTTTTGCCCTGTAATTTGAACGTTTTAACTGCTTCATGATCCGTGAGTGTATCCATGGACAATAAATTAAATACGCGAGGTCATCCTCCACATCGTCAAAAACATCCACTATCAACCACGGTGCTTGAGATCTATCTTTATAAAAAGCAGTTGGCTGGTAGTGATAcctaaattgaaagtaaaataggagagaaaaatgaattttcatgCACCATCTTTGTCTTGGGGCAAAAAGCTCCGTTCCAGTCGCCGAGGACTGAGATCTGGGAATTCAGAGGTTATACGAGATCAGGACAAATACAAGCTCGATTCATTGAAAAGCAAACTGAAGGCCAAACTTATTTCTGACTGCAGTACGAGGCTTCAGTGAGTAAATAATTTCAATTAAATCTCATGTGCGACGTGGCAATAAACTAGATGTTTACATAATGCCATAATGACTTTGCTGCTTTACTTTTAGCAGCATTATAAGTCAAGCGATTGCACTGACACCCAGATCTTGGCAAACGGGCCAGAAATATAAGAGTCCAAAGCAAAGATTGCCATTTATTTCAATCTCATTGCATGTTAACTACCGGGCAGGCAAAGTCAACAACTCTAACAGGGCAGGAGGTAATAACCTCAGTTTTCTTGAGATGTCATAGTTATATATTATGATGCTCTTGTTCAACTCTCGACGATTTTGAGAACCATTTATAGGAAAATTCACAGGCACCCTCCTTCATTTTGGAATTCATGCACGCGCTGCAGCCCTACACTCTACATTCACTCAACCACCGATGGCAACTGAGTCGGTATTGCACTATACGTGCTCAACCAGCAACAACCTGACTTTTTTATTGCAAACAAATCTCtagtttttttgttctttttttaacgaaactgtggtgctgcgtcggtgagagaGTAAACATGAAACTTTgctttcatcaaacgagttcaaGGTCGAATTAACGAcctgaaagatttggaaagctgacttTTTGAGCGTTAGTCCTCTCGCCAGAACGAATGACGAAGCGCTACATACTGCGATGATCAATGATTCGTATTCATTTCAGTACGTTCAAATGCATGGATTTCATGAATTCAAATCATCTAGTTAGGAAAGTTTACCATTCAGTATCTCATGTTCAACGTAGCAGTCAAAAAAAGATTCCACATGGCGCCATAAAAATTTCACAGCATCACTTTTACAACTCAAGAGAACGGGTGTACCATGCCGGgtacaaaaaaaaacctaaaatcTGTATCTAGTTGCTCACAAGGTTGCAATGCAATACAAAAACTTGGCTTTCAACAAATAGACAAGGGTCACTTCTGCGCCGATGCTACAGTTCATTTTGTTTGGATTTCTTCATATGTTTGCAGTGTCAACTTAAATCTACAATAGATGTCTAACCTTGGAACgaatttttgctgcttttttatagattattttgaatttgttttggCTAAAACTCTACAAAGAAGTTAACGGAAGCGTGGAGTCAGCAAAGAAGCTATGCAAAAACATCGGCGGTTCTTCATTTTCACAACCTTACTTGGAATCTGCGTTTTATCTTatcatgtttttctttattttgcgcCCAGTTTGCAAAGCCGTCCTGCCTTTGTAAAACGATTGTCATCAGGAGCAATACATTCGCGATTTGATGACTTCCGGCGCGATTGGTTTCGTCAGCACCGCGCACGCGTGGACTGGAAGAGCATACTCAAACCCTGCATTAATAACACACAGTGGGGACTGGAGAAGAAATACTGGGGCAAAGAAAATCGAAGCAGCGCCAGAACCAGTCAAGTCGTGTACACAGATATTAGACCAGCGGGAGAGTTCAGCAAGATTTTTATCCAATCAAAGACTGCGGATAATCGAACGAAGCTGATTGGTGGTGACTCTTGGAGAGTTCACCTACGTGGTCCATCAAGCCTTGGGGCCACTGTATTTGATCATGAAAACGGAACTTACGAGATTTTGTTTCTTATCATGGAGCCTGGGAATTATCGAGTAATAATCTTCCTTGATTTTAGTCTTTGCGATGGTCTCAAGGAACCACCAGCTGACTGGTTCATCAAAGGAAACGCACAAGGGAAGGAACAGGAAGAAGGAATCTTGGGTCCTCTGGACCAATATCTGCTGCAACCCTTCAACGAAGGGAAGCATTTTAATGTAAGGATACCAGGGGCAACGGTGACTACAAGGTATATAGGTAAGGAGAAGACATAAATTTTTCAGTATACGCACGTGCGTAATCAGATACGCAATCTAGCAGGGGGAGACAGAGATACTTAATGCGTATTTATGAGGGCTCATTAAAAAGGATCTCTCAGGTTTTTGCTGTCGGATGTCCAATTGTTATGCGATAATGGCTAGGAGTAATCTCGAAACCAGATCTCCCGCTTTTGCAGTGCAAGACAGAGTGAGATTTGGGTAAGTGGTTAGGTATAGCCAGCTGTCACTTCCTGTGTCTCATGAAATAGAGGTGCGCATGCGTACTGGTGAATGGATGATGGCCACACCACAGAGTTGGCGTTAATGTGTCCAATTTGTCTTAAGCACATGCAGCTTACGGTTGCATTATACGCTTTCCTTTTTCTAGACAAACTTCAATACGATGCTAAATCGTGCACTCAGTCTTGTAATCATTTATGGGATGGGTTTGGACGGTGGATAAATAAGGAATGGAGACCATACGTCGATGGTAAGTAAAAACACTTGCTATGTACTCGGCAAATCAAATCATTCAATTGCCGATTGGAAAACGAAGGTAAACGTCTCTTCCTGGGATGAGGCTATCATTTATTCAGTTATTTGCATAGCTTGAtgtaaacacgagaggggttgggagaattcgagacaatcatgcaaaccctcgactcgGGTTTGCAtgactgtctcgaattctcccaacccatcgagtgtttatatcaagctatgcaaacacagggaaacagttttatatttcttttataaaataacttcctctaaaaactacaacgcaggaaaagataaaaagaaaaattcattttactgatcaaaacgtatcttcctacaacatcaatttgacaatggcatttcgcaaccgaccaatcaaaacttacatttgaaaatctggtcATCGCCGATGTGGCGTGtctacaactcgtgtatctttacgtcacaaaaccatgtttacatactctcatgcaaacacgcctctcggccaatcagagcgcgcgtaccaTCTTATTTTAGAATAATATATATTGGTGTTTCAAGTACTACTGATCATATTATTGGTTCGCTATCTCAGAGTAATTAAGCACATTTAATGCCTATTACTCCCCAAAGCCTATGtgatcaaagcaaaacaaaatcgTCGACGTAAACTCGCGTTTTGAGCTGTCAACTAAATCGACTCTGAGTGGTTAtcttctgccactattcacctcaACCTATGGGAATAATTTTTCATTATCTCTGGATAAAGgagtgtttttttccttttcctcccAATTGTAGAATATTATGGCTGGTCCCTGGCAGAAGGATATCGACGTAAAGGCACACTGTGCGTCTACGGTGATTCTTTAGGCTTGAGTCTTAGTCGCTCGATGAAGTCAAGAGCCCTATGCCAAACTCTCTACGAACGATGCATTACTTCTTACAACTGGATATATCCCATCAGTGAAGGGCGACGAAAGGAAAACGATGACCTTGACTTCAGACCTGAATTTGTCATAGAGAATATTCACAAAGTCTTAAAGAGCTCTGAAATGCAGACAGAGGGAAGCCTCATGATTCTAAATATCGGACTTCATTATCCTCAAAGCGTCAATTTTACCGCTTTCCAGGGACTTATCAGAAACCTGATACACAGTttgaaaaagggaaaagaaaacaagatgaACCACCGAGCTAAAATCATTTGGAAGACGACCACTTCTATTCACcgagaatattttgaaaaaaagaatgtgACTTCCTGGAGATTTATCACTGCAAAGGTTAGTGAAATTCCCGTCCAGGCATTGAATATTAGTGAGCTTTAGCAAtaacgacggcaactgcaagaaaaccgtcacttaaaataaacaccggcCCAATCGTTACTATtgatcccatcttgttcgcattctatattgttggcaaagtacgctacaagtggattggtgtgcgcgacgttaaattaaatacagataattagagatttgtggttttatgctTAAGTTGTCCTCAAAACggtaaatgaggtaatttcacgtttgttgttttgcagaggacggcacggacttatTCATAAGAgtgtgtcgcacgtgcagcacgattatttttccacactcgaccaatcaaattcttaatttgtggcgttgtcgttgccgttcccgtgaTTTACGCTAAACCTCCCTATTTTTTGCGGGAGAGGTGGGTGTAGTGGCTTACCTTAGCCACCATCAGTGTTGTTCCATCAGGTGATGGAGAAGAGGGAGAAGGAAGGGGTTTTTTAATAGCGGTGGTTATTATCATACTTATAAATATCTTGTTTTGCTTTCCCAGAGAATTGCTTTGTTCAGTGCCTTCGCCACCTCTGCTATGTGTAATGCAGGTTTTGACGTCATAGATGTTTATCCTATCAGTGACGCTTATCCTGACGGAGCTTTGGATCATGTTCACTACAATCCCCGCGTGTTCTGGGATCTGGAAACATTACTGGAAAAATACAAAACGCAAAATAACGAGAAACTGGACGATAACAAATGGAAGAATAGCTTGAAACATTGCATTGATTGAGCAATGAATCGCAGAATTTCATAACAACTGTCACGTTTTTCAATCTGGTTTTCGATGCGACAAAAGCATGTTAAGAAGCATAAACGGTTAGCAAGTCAATATTCACGAGTGAAGGATTTACTGCTTGGTCCCTCGTATGCCGGGTTTAATGCCTGTAGTGGTGCTTGAGTATAGTGTATATAAGGTGTATAGAGACGTAATGTCTTGGAGACGAGGTTGAAATTGGGACTGGAATCGTAGGAACTTTTGGAGCGCTGGTCGTTGACCTTGAGTTGCGGCCGTTGGCGTGCAGCCACTGGAACCACTGCTGTTGAAGCGCTTGGAGGGCATATtggaaattaaatttcaacTTGGTTCTTTTTTCAAATACTGGACAACTTTTCATGTAGCTGTGTTCTACTTCAGAGGACTGCACATTAATCTGGCAGTTCATGTGCAACCAAGTGATCTCTTTCGTCATTCGTCTACCTTTTTCTGTGTCACCTTGAATTCAGCGCCACTGTTAAATGCTCGACAAAGTAGATTCTATCGGTAGATGATACCTGTGGGCCTTGATAATCCTCATTTGCTTATGTGCAATGTACCATGCCGTAACTGTAAGTGTGTAGCTTACCGTTTTTAGTGGTtgagttttgccatttttacgTCTGACGAGTTCTTGCTTTTAGTGTTAGCAtgttatttcatgttttttttttaatgggtgACATATTGTAATTCAAACAAGGAATCTAATAGAATGTTCTCAGTCCAAAACcgaatttaaaattctcaaaaaacaaaacaaaaactaaactaaacaaaggaacaaacaaaaggcagaaaaaaaagcgaaagcgatgtttttttcttgtggaattATTTCTTCTGATCACCTATTGTTTCACAGGCCGCTTACTATAGAGGTTACGCATTGTAAGTATAAAAGCTTCGTATGCTGCGTGGCACTTGGCCACTacaataaggaaataaaagttgagaatgGTGCTGAAAGTGCCAAAATCGTAACAAATGTCCGAGAAAACCGAGAACATTGCGTCTTTTCTTGACATGGTCATGTCACCTCTCGTGTGTAATCTTAAAACAAACGTCAAGCACATTAACCAAGCACTTCAGATCTTTAGAACTTTTCAGTTTGCCCAAGATGACGCCCGCCAACGCTTCCTCTATACAATGGACATCAAGTCCCTTTACACCGTGATCCCGCACAACAGCGGTCTGGAGGCGTTATAATACTGCTTGAACAAGCGCCCCGTTCTCGACCCACCCACGGTAACACTCACTCGTCTAGCGGAATTGGTGCTTACCCTGAACGCATTCTCGTTCAACAACGAATTCTACCATCAAATGGGAGGGGTGGCCATGGGCAGCAAAATGGGCCCAAATTACGCGTGTCTTTTTGTAGGTTTCATAGAAGAACAAATCGGTCAACAGTACACTGGTACAGTACCTCAGCTACACAAGAGATACATCGACGATGTAGTGGGAATCGCGTGTTGTAGCCACGTTGAACTTGAGGATTAAATTGCCTTGGTCTCCAATTTTCATCTCGCTTTGCAACTCACACATACAATCTCTGAAACTGAACTACCTTTCCTTGATATCAATCTGCGCATTTCTGGTGACCGCATCCGCACTTCCATCCACTACAAAGCCACTGTGACACAAAGCTTTCTGCACTACGATTCATCACATCCCCGCCACTGCAAAGAGAGCCTCCCATACAGCCAGAAAAAGCAGAAAAGCAGGCGGCTACACACGCAGGTACCTATCCATGTCAACACCCACGTTGTCGTACTTGTGGCCATATTTCCAGCGAAACTGATCTTCTGGGGCCAAAGGATCATTTAACCATCAAAGACTCCTTTACTTGTTTGGCCTCTGGTCTCATTTACTGCATCTCCTGTAGTAGCTGCCCTGCCACTTACATCGACGAGACTGGCCGTACTGACGATAGAATCGAGCTTCCTTGGCAAGAATATGATCCACTGGGGAAGCCGTCTATAGGTGGTTTGAAACCAATCTATAGGGACACAGATGACAATGTTGCTATGTACAATTGCTAGTGGACAGAAAAAAGGTGCTAATgaaaaatcttttgttttcgtccaccaacatggcggctatgacgtaacgaaAAAACCACCTATTGTTCAATCGGCCCAATTCTCGGCACCTAACGCTGAAAAACGCATGAAGGAACATTGCCTTTACCGTGAAATGTCACTAAATCGTTCGTGACCTTGATGAATGCTTCCAGTAACAAATACGTTAGACCTTGGCatgataaatttgaaaatacacaCACATACCTTTGAAGTAGAAGATGCCACGCGAGCACGTGCTCTTGACGGCAAAGACGCACAAGAAAGTACGCATTCAAGTTAGGGTGACACCGCTGCTCAAAATCATCGTGACAAGCAAAAATCGCGACTGTCCGCATACTTCAAGCTAAGGAGCCTAGTGAACCACAGGCAACCCAGGATTAGTGTGTTACGAGCCCCCAATAAATCGTTAAATCGAAATTCCTGGAATTTTCGAGATTGTTCATATAAATCCTTTTGTTCGCTTTGAATCTTTACAACTCGATATAATTGATTGGGATGACTGCGCTAATAAACCAGCTTTCGCAAGCAGAGCGTATTTACATGAGAACGGGACGAACTCAGATCGAAATAGTTTCTATCGGCCACCATACCTTTCCTTTCTGGCGTTTACATGGGACCAGGCTTAAAGTGGACTCAGTGAAATCAGTATAAGGTAgtatc
This genomic window from Acropora muricata isolate sample 2 chromosome 2, ASM3666990v1, whole genome shotgun sequence contains:
- the LOC136893336 gene encoding uncharacterized protein, producing MQKHRRFFIFTTLLGICVLSYHVFLYFAPSLQSRPAFVKRLSSGAIHSRFDDFRRDWFRQHRARVDWKSILKPCINNTQWGLEKKYWGKENRSSARTSQVVYTDIRPAGEFSKIFIQSKTADNRTKLIGGDSWRVHLRGPSSLGATVFDHENGTYEILFLIMEPGNYRVIIFLDFSLCDGLKEPPADWFIKGNAQGKEQEEGILGPLDQYLLQPFNEGKHFNVRIPGATVTTRYIDKLQYDAKSCTQSCNHLWDGFGRWINKEWRPYVDEYYGWSLAEGYRRKGTLCVYGDSLGLSLSRSMKSRALCQTLYERCITSYNWIYPISEGRRKENDDLDFRPEFVIENIHKVLKSSEMQTEGSLMILNIGLHYPQSVNFTAFQGLIRNLIHSLKKGKENKMNHRAKIIWKTTTSIHREYFEKKNVTSWRFITAKVSEIPVQALNIRRRKGFFNSGGYYHTYKYLVLLSQRIALFSAFATSAMCNAGFDVIDVYPISDAYPDGALDHVHYNPRVFWDLETLLEKYKTQNNEKLDDNKWKNSLKHCID